A stretch of Flavobacterium sp. N1994 DNA encodes these proteins:
- a CDS encoding VOC family protein translates to MVNTLNWFEIPATDFARAKAFYATVLDAQIQEDPNPHMQYAYLPSDPQKGGFGGAIASGENFVPATTGTTVYLDGGNDLSVPLSRVESAGGTIILPKTDIGENRGFIALFIDTEGNKVGFHSIG, encoded by the coding sequence ATGGTAAATACTTTAAATTGGTTTGAAATCCCAGCAACAGATTTCGCCAGAGCAAAAGCATTTTATGCTACAGTCTTAGATGCTCAAATTCAAGAAGACCCTAATCCTCATATGCAATATGCCTATTTACCGTCTGATCCTCAAAAAGGCGGATTTGGCGGAGCCATTGCTAGTGGTGAAAACTTTGTTCCTGCAACGACGGGCACAACGGTATACTTAGATGGCGGCAACGACCTTTCGGTTCCGTTAAGCAGAGTAGAAAGTGCGGGGGGAACCATTATTCTTCCGAAAACGGATATCGGCGAAAACAGGGGCTTTATTGCACTTTTCATCGACACAGAAGGAAACAAAGTGGGATTCCATTCCATAGGATAA
- a CDS encoding TPM domain-containing protein — MKRTLTIIILFFFSFSFSQNEIKNFDETNKLPEIEKFVNDVDEILYPWQEESLTSTLKSIKDKTGVTIIIVTINSILPYKNISDYTSALVKQSKNGCIFIVVYRSKGQIQIKNCDFVSKKLTSKETNLIIKDCMVSEFIKGNYPIGFQEALIEIEKQIE; from the coding sequence TTGAAAAGAACACTTACAATTATTATACTATTCTTTTTTAGTTTCAGTTTTAGTCAAAACGAAATTAAAAACTTTGATGAAACAAACAAGTTACCTGAAATAGAAAAATTTGTTAATGATGTTGACGAAATATTATACCCATGGCAAGAAGAAAGCTTAACATCTACATTAAAATCAATTAAGGACAAAACAGGCGTAACAATTATAATCGTTACAATCAATTCGATTTTACCATATAAAAATATTTCAGATTACACGTCAGCATTGGTTAAACAATCAAAAAATGGGTGTATTTTCATAGTTGTTTATAGAAGTAAAGGACAAATTCAAATTAAGAATTGTGATTTTGTATCGAAAAAATTAACAAGTAAGGAAACTAATTTAATAATTAAAGACTGTATGGTATCTGAATTTATAAAAGGTAACTATCCAATTGGATTTCAAGAAGCACTAATTGAAATTGAAAAGCAAATAGAATAA
- a CDS encoding RDD family protein, protein MKKITELTETRLGTVYVMDEYGNRERDAEEYILQRQVKSVEVTKRIGHYIIDIILFRLLLIAIGHLLENANVSITFDTDLQASAFNLAFNAFLYVFYYAIFESIWQRTPGKFITKCRVIDEYGNAPDSMTILLRSLIRVVPFEPFSCTGNKYSYGWHDKWSKTWVVSQDELEELKRIQAEQEQSE, encoded by the coding sequence ATGAAAAAAATCACAGAGTTAACAGAAACAAGATTAGGAACAGTATATGTTATGGATGAATACGGCAATCGGGAACGCGATGCTGAAGAATATATATTGCAACGTCAAGTCAAAAGCGTTGAGGTGACTAAACGAATAGGACATTATATTATTGATATAATTTTATTTCGCCTTTTACTCATAGCTATAGGTCATCTGCTAGAAAATGCCAATGTTAGCATAACATTTGATACGGATCTTCAAGCAAGTGCCTTCAATTTGGCTTTTAATGCTTTTCTCTACGTGTTTTATTATGCCATCTTTGAATCCATTTGGCAAAGAACACCAGGAAAATTTATTACTAAATGCAGGGTAATTGACGAATATGGCAATGCCCCCGATTCAATGACCATACTTTTAAGATCTTTAATTCGAGTGGTACCCTTTGAACCTTTTTCCTGTACTGGCAATAAATACAGCTACGGATGGCATGATAAATGGTCCAAAACTTGGGTAGTGAGTCAAGATGAATTGGAAGAACTAAAAAGAATCCAAGCAGAACAAGAACAGTCAGAATAA
- a CDS encoding BadF/BadG/BcrA/BcrD ATPase family protein has product MKLLVDSGSTKADWIAIDDNGKVLFTTQTLGLNPEVLDKEEIINRLEDKFDISHNKDKASHLYFYGAGCGTDRMKDFLTKVFQEYFTKAKISVHEDTYAAVYATTPKGEQAIVCILGTGSNCSFFDGNVLHQKVQSLGYIAMDDCSGNRFGRHLLRGYFFNQMPKELAQEFQEEYNVDPDYIKHNLYKEPNPNAYLATFAKFLIKHKDEPFCKNIIQAEMKDFAQNYIMQFDNCRDVLVHFVGSIAFYLREELEKALEEYDIKVGNVLRRPIDGLIAYHALNK; this is encoded by the coding sequence ATGAAATTATTAGTTGATAGTGGATCTACCAAAGCCGATTGGATTGCCATTGATGATAACGGAAAAGTATTGTTCACTACACAAACACTAGGGTTGAATCCGGAAGTGTTGGATAAGGAAGAAATCATCAACCGTTTAGAAGATAAGTTTGATATTTCTCATAACAAAGACAAAGCCTCTCATCTTTATTTTTATGGTGCTGGTTGCGGAACGGATAGAATGAAAGACTTTTTGACTAAAGTGTTTCAAGAGTATTTTACTAAAGCTAAGATTTCGGTACATGAAGATACTTATGCTGCGGTGTATGCTACTACTCCAAAAGGCGAGCAAGCGATAGTTTGCATCTTAGGAACGGGTTCTAACTGTAGTTTCTTTGATGGAAATGTGTTGCACCAAAAAGTACAATCCTTAGGGTATATTGCTATGGATGACTGTTCTGGAAATCGTTTTGGACGTCATTTGTTACGTGGCTACTTTTTCAACCAAATGCCTAAGGAATTAGCGCAAGAATTTCAAGAGGAATATAATGTAGATCCTGATTACATCAAACATAATTTATACAAAGAACCGAATCCGAATGCGTATTTGGCTACTTTTGCTAAGTTCTTGATAAAGCACAAAGACGAACCTTTCTGTAAAAATATCATCCAAGCGGAGATGAAAGACTTTGCTCAAAATTATATCATGCAGTTTGATAATTGTAGAGATGTCTTAGTACATTTTGTAGGCTCTATCGCTTTTTATTTAAGAGAAGAACTAGAGAAAGCCCTAGAAGAATACGATATTAAAGTGGGTAACGTGCTAAGAAGACCTATTGATGGTTTGATTGCCTACCATGCTTTGAATAAATAA
- a CDS encoding winged helix-turn-helix transcriptional regulator, with the protein MNNNTNIDNQEVENEKKIVFDEKSCPVTATMQVLGGKWKAILINAIYHTSPARFGELKRSVKGITQSMLTQQLRELEDDGLISRKIYAEIPPRVEYTLTEFGLTLSPIMISMAEWGKEYRMKKQKVE; encoded by the coding sequence ATGAATAACAATACTAATATTGATAATCAAGAAGTTGAAAACGAAAAAAAAATTGTTTTTGATGAAAAATCTTGCCCAGTAACGGCAACCATGCAAGTTTTGGGTGGGAAATGGAAAGCCATTTTAATTAATGCTATCTATCATACCTCTCCAGCAAGGTTTGGAGAATTGAAGCGAAGTGTCAAGGGAATTACGCAATCTATGCTTACTCAGCAGTTGCGAGAATTAGAAGATGATGGGTTAATAAGCCGGAAAATTTATGCTGAAATCCCACCCAGGGTTGAATACACTTTAACCGAGTTTGGGCTTACCTTATCGCCCATCATGATATCTATGGCCGAGTGGGGAAAAGAATACCGAATGAAAAAACAAAAGGTGGAATAG
- the gap gene encoding type I glyceraldehyde-3-phosphate dehydrogenase has translation MSKVKLGINGFGRIGRIVFRETYNRDNVEVVAINDLLDVDHLAYLLKYDSVHGRFAGKVEVKDGKLYVNDKYIRVTAERDPKLIKWDDKDVDVDIVAECTGFFTTVETAKAHIEGGAKKVVISAPSADAPMFVMGVNHHEAKATDTVVSNASCTTNCLAPLAKVINDNFGIVEALMTTVHATTSTQMTADGPSRKDWRGGRAASVNIIPSSTGAAKAVGKVIPALNGKLTGMSFRVPTVDVSVVDLTVKVAKETSYEEIMAVLKKASENEMKGILGYTEDDVVSQDFVSDSRTSIVDAKAGIGLNSTFFKLVSWYDNEYGYSSKLIDLAVHIANLK, from the coding sequence ATGTCAAAAGTAAAATTAGGAATAAACGGTTTCGGAAGAATTGGAAGAATAGTTTTCAGAGAAACCTATAACAGAGACAATGTAGAAGTAGTAGCCATCAATGATTTATTAGATGTAGACCATTTGGCTTATTTATTAAAATACGATTCAGTACACGGTCGTTTTGCTGGAAAAGTAGAAGTAAAAGACGGAAAGTTATATGTAAACGATAAATACATCCGTGTAACTGCAGAAAGAGACCCTAAATTAATCAAATGGGATGATAAAGATGTAGATGTAGATATTGTAGCAGAATGCACCGGGTTCTTCACTACAGTGGAAACTGCAAAAGCCCACATTGAAGGGGGAGCTAAAAAAGTGGTTATCTCTGCACCATCAGCAGATGCACCAATGTTTGTAATGGGAGTAAATCACCATGAAGCTAAAGCAACTGATACAGTAGTGTCTAATGCTTCATGTACTACTAACTGTTTAGCACCATTAGCGAAAGTAATCAATGATAACTTCGGTATTGTAGAAGCGTTAATGACAACCGTTCACGCTACCACATCAACTCAAATGACAGCTGACGGACCTTCTAGAAAAGACTGGAGAGGTGGACGTGCTGCTAGTGTAAACATCATTCCTTCTTCAACAGGAGCTGCTAAAGCGGTGGGGAAAGTAATTCCAGCCTTGAATGGGAAATTAACTGGAATGTCTTTCCGTGTTCCTACGGTTGACGTGTCTGTGGTGGATTTAACGGTAAAAGTAGCTAAAGAAACTTCGTATGAAGAAATCATGGCTGTGTTGAAAAAAGCTTCAGAAAATGAAATGAAAGGCATTTTAGGCTATACTGAAGATGATGTAGTCTCTCAAGATTTTGTGTCTGATTCAAGAACTTCTATTGTGGATGCTAAAGCGGGAATTGGGTTGAACTCTACGTTCTTCAAATTAGTGTCTTGGTATGATAATGAGTACGGATATTCAAGTAAATTAATTGATTTAGCAGTTCATATCGCTAATTTGAAATAA
- a CDS encoding FMN-dependent NADH-azoreductase gives MSNNAPSRPLEILRIDSSSRYADSVSRHLTDHMVARLLQEYPEANVTTRDLAAGIPLPTEAFVEGSLYAMQNPTPTMQAAIQLSNEMVAELLAADIVVLGLPVYNWTIPSTFKAYVDHISRLGVTFGYINGVRQGLLKARSIYILFTSGGTAIGSENDFATPYATYLWQTLGIQDVQIIDASGLLFNAEEITQNAKTQIDQLVLPVFA, from the coding sequence ATGAGTAACAACGCTCCCTCCCGCCCTCTTGAAATTCTGCGAATAGACAGCAGCTCGCGTTATGCCGATTCCGTGTCCCGACACCTAACCGACCACATGGTGGCTCGTCTGTTGCAGGAATATCCCGAGGCTAACGTCACGACTCGAGATTTAGCAGCAGGTATACCGCTCCCAACAGAGGCGTTCGTTGAGGGGAGTTTGTACGCCATGCAAAACCCAACCCCAACCATGCAAGCCGCCATACAACTTTCTAACGAAATGGTGGCCGAACTCCTCGCTGCTGATATAGTGGTGCTCGGCTTGCCGGTCTACAACTGGACCATTCCCTCCACTTTTAAGGCGTACGTTGACCATATCAGCCGTCTTGGCGTGACCTTTGGATACATCAACGGAGTTAGGCAAGGCTTACTCAAGGCCCGTAGCATTTACATCCTCTTTACCAGCGGAGGCACCGCTATAGGCAGCGAGAATGATTTTGCGACTCCGTATGCGACGTATTTGTGGCAAACCTTGGGTATTCAAGACGTGCAGATTATTGATGCTTCCGGACTTTTGTTCAACGCTGAGGAGATAACACAAAATGCCAAGACCCAGATAGATCAGTTGGTGTTACCTGTGTTTGCTTGA
- a CDS encoding RidA family protein produces MSDKKIIFTDKAPAPIGPYNQAVLVGNTLYTSGQIALDPVTMELILDDIETETKQVMENMKAVLAAAEMTFDHVIKTTIFIMNMGDFARINAVYSQYFDEAAAPARETVQVAGLPKGVNVEISMIAVK; encoded by the coding sequence ATGAGTGATAAAAAGATAATTTTTACAGATAAGGCTCCAGCTCCTATTGGCCCTTATAACCAAGCCGTTTTAGTGGGGAATACTTTGTATACTTCGGGGCAAATTGCCTTGGACCCTGTTACGATGGAGTTAATTTTGGATGACATTGAAACCGAAACTAAGCAAGTCATGGAAAACATGAAAGCCGTTTTAGCCGCTGCCGAGATGACTTTTGACCACGTAATAAAAACAACCATCTTCATCATGAACATGGGCGACTTTGCCCGAATAAATGCCGTTTACTCTCAATACTTTGACGAAGCTGCTGCCCCTGCCCGTGAAACCGTTCAAGTTGCAGGCTTACCTAAAGGCGTGAATGTGGAGATTTCGATGATTGCAGTGAAGTAG
- a CDS encoding methylglyoxal synthase — MEIAIIAHDGKKADMVQFINKNKHLLEKENIKLIATGTTGSKVEAVGIKVKKMLSGPMGGDAQIAARVAEGKTKMVLFFKDPNSSHPHEPDINMLIRICDVHNVPVATNEATAQLLLLGLDELK; from the coding sequence ATGGAAATCGCTATAATTGCACATGATGGCAAAAAAGCCGACATGGTTCAGTTTATCAATAAAAACAAACACCTTTTAGAAAAAGAGAACATCAAACTTATTGCTACGGGAACTACGGGAAGTAAAGTAGAAGCTGTTGGGATTAAAGTAAAAAAAATGCTCTCAGGACCGATGGGAGGGGACGCCCAAATAGCAGCTCGAGTAGCGGAAGGCAAAACCAAAATGGTCCTATTCTTCAAAGACCCTAACTCGAGTCATCCTCACGAACCTGATATTAATATGCTGATTCGTATATGCGATGTGCATAATGTACCCGTTGCTACTAATGAAGCTACTGCGCAGTTGTTGTTGCTGGGATTGGATGAATTAAAATAA